A genome region from Streptomyces sp. NBC_01296 includes the following:
- a CDS encoding NADP-dependent oxidoreductase encodes MRTVRQDVLGGTEVLNLTDSPLPIPGPAGILVKTHAAGVNPIDWKIRAFGLWMTPPFGVGWDVSGTVVAVAAGENRFKVGDEVFGLPSFPDEAAGYSEYVAAPARHFARKPGSLDHVSSAALPLAGSTAWQALIDGADLQAGQRVLIHAAAGGVGHLAVQIAKSRGAYVIGTASAAKHELLRELGADELIDYTAQDFTEAVQDVDVVLDLVGGEYEDRSLRTLRPGGLYIGVTNPLGIEEITAKATAAGVRAITVNVAPDHMVLQELATLVDTGLLRPLIAETFPLQDVRKAHEHGESRHTTGKIVLTV; translated from the coding sequence ATGCGTACGGTCCGCCAGGACGTCCTGGGCGGCACCGAAGTACTGAACCTGACAGATTCCCCTCTTCCTATTCCCGGTCCTGCGGGAATTCTGGTAAAGACCCACGCCGCCGGAGTCAATCCCATCGACTGGAAGATCCGTGCATTCGGATTGTGGATGACCCCGCCGTTCGGCGTCGGCTGGGACGTCTCCGGCACCGTCGTGGCGGTCGCGGCGGGCGAGAACCGGTTCAAGGTCGGCGACGAGGTCTTCGGCCTCCCCTCCTTCCCCGACGAGGCCGCCGGGTACTCGGAGTACGTCGCCGCGCCCGCGCGCCACTTCGCGCGCAAGCCGGGCAGCCTCGACCACGTCTCCTCGGCCGCCCTGCCGCTCGCCGGCTCGACCGCCTGGCAGGCCCTGATCGACGGCGCGGACCTGCAGGCGGGCCAGCGGGTGCTGATCCACGCGGCGGCCGGCGGCGTCGGCCACCTGGCCGTCCAGATCGCCAAGTCCCGCGGCGCGTACGTCATCGGCACGGCCAGCGCGGCCAAGCACGAGCTGCTGCGCGAGCTGGGCGCCGACGAGCTGATCGACTACACGGCGCAGGACTTCACCGAGGCCGTCCAGGACGTGGACGTCGTACTCGACCTGGTCGGCGGCGAGTACGAGGACCGCTCCCTGCGCACCCTGCGCCCCGGCGGGCTCTACATCGGCGTGACGAACCCCCTCGGGATCGAGGAGATCACCGCGAAGGCGACCGCGGCGGGCGTCCGCGCCATCACGGTCAACGTGGCTCCCGACCACATGGTCCTGCAGGAACTGGCCACCCTCGTGGACACGGGCCTGCTGCGCCCTCTGATCGCGGAGACCTTCCCCCTCCAGGACGTGCGCAAGGCCCACGAGCACGGCGAGTCCCGCCACACCACGGGCAAGATCGTCCTCACGGTCTGA
- a CDS encoding 3-hydroxybenzoate 6-monooxygenase: MADILIAGGGIGGLAAALGLAKRGHQVTVLERRDVFTEVGAGIQLGPNAFHALDLLGVGQEVRDRAVFIDELRFMDGTTGEKVAAMPVKEKYRGRFGNPYAVVHRVDLYLPLLEAARRHPGIELLGRHHVVAYEQKAGAVCAVLADGRRLTGDALIGADGLHSAIRQQMVGDGSPRVSGHTIYRSVIPMEEVPEELRWNTVTLWAGPKWHFVHYPIAGGEHFNLAATRDDGATEAVAGLPAEHDHVVNSFPELSGAARRLLELGRDWKSWVLCDRDPVDRWTEGRVALLGDAAHPMLQYAAQGACQAIEDAVLLSGLLDGCPADFEQRLEKYNAARRERTAQVQLVAREMGRQLYHAAGEARVERNAMLASLSDDDMYDKVAWLHGAYDFDRLTAGS, translated from the coding sequence ATGGCCGACATACTCATCGCCGGCGGTGGCATCGGTGGCCTCGCCGCGGCGCTCGGACTCGCGAAGCGGGGACACCAGGTCACCGTCCTGGAGCGCAGGGACGTCTTCACCGAGGTCGGCGCAGGCATCCAGCTCGGTCCGAACGCCTTCCACGCGCTCGACCTGCTGGGCGTGGGCCAGGAGGTCCGCGACCGCGCCGTCTTCATCGACGAGCTGCGCTTCATGGACGGCACGACCGGCGAGAAGGTCGCCGCGATGCCGGTGAAGGAGAAGTACCGGGGCCGGTTCGGCAACCCGTACGCCGTCGTCCACCGCGTCGACCTGTACCTGCCGCTGCTGGAGGCCGCCCGCCGCCACCCCGGCATCGAGCTGCTGGGCCGCCACCACGTCGTCGCGTACGAGCAGAAGGCGGGCGCGGTCTGCGCCGTCCTCGCCGACGGCCGGCGCCTCACCGGCGACGCGCTGATCGGCGCGGACGGGCTGCACTCCGCGATCCGGCAGCAGATGGTCGGCGACGGGTCCCCGCGGGTCTCAGGACACACCATCTACCGGTCGGTGATCCCGATGGAGGAGGTGCCCGAGGAGCTGCGGTGGAACACCGTCACCCTGTGGGCGGGCCCGAAGTGGCACTTCGTCCACTACCCGATCGCGGGCGGCGAGCACTTCAACCTGGCCGCGACCCGGGACGACGGCGCCACGGAGGCCGTGGCCGGCCTGCCGGCGGAGCACGACCACGTGGTGAACTCCTTCCCCGAACTGTCCGGAGCCGCACGCCGGTTGCTGGAGCTCGGCCGGGACTGGAAGTCCTGGGTGCTGTGCGACCGCGACCCGGTGGACCGCTGGACCGAGGGCCGGGTGGCGCTGCTGGGCGACGCCGCGCACCCGATGCTCCAGTACGCCGCGCAGGGCGCCTGCCAGGCCATCGAGGACGCGGTGCTGCTGAGCGGGCTGCTGGACGGCTGCCCGGCCGATTTCGAGCAGCGGCTGGAGAAGTACAACGCGGCGCGGCGCGAGCGGACCGCGCAGGTGCAGCTGGTGGCGCGGGAGATGGGGCGACAGCTCTACCACGCGGCGGGCGAGGCGCGGGTCGAGCGCAACGCGATGCTGGCGTCGCTGTCGGACGACGACATGTACGACAAGGTGGCCTGGCTGCACGGCGCGTACGACTTCGACCGCCTCACGGCAGGCTCTTGA
- the aroA gene encoding 3-phosphoshikimate 1-carboxyvinyltransferase, with translation MSTAVLTARIPGSKSITNRALLLAAAADGVSLLRAPLVSADTVAFREALAGLGVPVVEGDDGWKVTGSGRAPAGGGAVWCEDAGTAARFLPPFAATGAGAFTFDGTGQLRARPLRPLAEALGRLGADARVTEPVGGLPLTVAARGLTGGELTVDASLSSQYLTGLLMAGPLMRQPLTVRGEGLVSRPYITMTQELMRHFGAYVDEFEGGAIQVLPGGYRAAELDIEPDASTASYFFAAAAVTGTTVTVPGLGRGSVQGDLGFVEVLRRAGARVEIADGATTVTGTGPLRGGFAVDMGDISDTFMTLAAVAPLADAPITVHGIGHARLKESDRIAAVEENLRALGIRTESGPDRLTVHPGRPKAARIACRRDHRIAMAFSVLGLRVPGITLDDPSCVGKTFPGFHAELGRLFPAHRSGTHSQ, from the coding sequence GTGAGCACGGCCGTACTGACCGCCCGCATCCCGGGCTCGAAGAGCATCACCAACCGGGCGCTGCTGCTGGCCGCCGCGGCCGACGGGGTCTCGCTGCTGCGGGCCCCGCTGGTCAGCGCGGACACGGTCGCCTTCCGGGAGGCCCTGGCCGGCCTCGGCGTCCCCGTCGTGGAGGGCGACGACGGCTGGAAGGTCACCGGCAGCGGCCGCGCCCCGGCCGGCGGCGGCGCGGTGTGGTGCGAGGACGCGGGCACCGCGGCCCGGTTCCTGCCGCCGTTCGCGGCGACCGGCGCCGGCGCGTTCACCTTCGACGGCACCGGCCAGCTGCGCGCCCGGCCGCTGCGGCCCCTCGCCGAGGCGCTGGGCCGGCTCGGCGCGGACGCCCGGGTCACCGAGCCTGTCGGCGGACTGCCGCTGACCGTCGCCGCCCGGGGCCTGACCGGCGGCGAGCTGACCGTGGACGCCTCGCTCAGCAGCCAGTACCTCACCGGACTGCTGATGGCGGGACCGCTGATGCGCCAGCCGCTGACCGTACGGGGCGAGGGGCTGGTCAGCCGCCCGTACATCACCATGACCCAGGAGCTGATGCGCCACTTCGGCGCGTACGTCGACGAGTTCGAGGGCGGCGCGATCCAGGTGCTGCCCGGCGGCTACCGGGCCGCCGAGCTCGACATCGAACCCGACGCCTCCACCGCCTCCTACTTCTTCGCGGCGGCCGCCGTCACCGGGACCACCGTCACCGTGCCCGGCCTCGGCCGCGGCAGCGTCCAGGGCGACCTCGGGTTCGTGGAGGTGCTGCGCCGGGCGGGCGCCCGGGTGGAGATCGCCGACGGGGCGACCACCGTGACCGGCACCGGGCCGCTGCGCGGCGGCTTCGCCGTCGACATGGGCGACATCTCCGACACCTTCATGACACTGGCGGCGGTGGCCCCGCTCGCCGACGCGCCGATCACCGTCCACGGCATCGGCCACGCACGGCTCAAGGAGTCCGACCGGATCGCCGCCGTCGAGGAGAACCTGCGGGCCCTCGGGATCCGCACCGAGTCAGGACCGGACCGGCTCACCGTCCACCCGGGCCGCCCCAAGGCCGCCCGGATCGCCTGCCGACGGGACCACCGGATCGCCATGGCGTTCTCGGTACTGGGCCTGCGCGTCCCCGGCATCACGCTCGACGACCCGTCCTGTGTCGGCAAGACCTTCCCCGGCTTCCACGCCGAACTGGGACGGCTCTTCCCGGCCCACCGCTCGGGCACCCACAGTCAGTGA
- a CDS encoding transketolase-like TK C-terminal-containing protein, producing the protein MQTSPRPCDDPGEPGWSKRDSVVAEAEADVEGAVPDVVLIATGSEMRIALDARAILHREGIAARVVPLPCPPSPPGVRARVSVAAGSALGCYELLGEAGIPVRLDQCGARGPYTALHGQHGFSAARVAATARAGLARAGHRESA; encoded by the coding sequence ATGCAGACATCTCCCCGTCCCTGCGACGATCCCGGCGAGCCGGGCTGGTCCAAGCGGGACAGCGTCGTGGCCGAGGCCGAGGCCGATGTGGAGGGCGCCGTGCCCGACGTGGTGCTGATCGCCACCGGCAGCGAGATGCGCATCGCCCTCGACGCCCGCGCCATCCTGCACCGCGAGGGCATCGCCGCCCGCGTGGTGCCGCTGCCCTGCCCCCCGTCCCCGCCCGGCGTCCGGGCCCGGGTGTCCGTGGCGGCCGGCTCCGCGCTCGGCTGCTACGAACTGCTCGGCGAGGCCGGCATCCCGGTCCGGCTCGACCAGTGCGGCGCGCGCGGCCCGTACACCGCGCTCCACGGGCAGCACGGCTTCAGCGCCGCCCGGGTGGCCGCCACCGCCCGGGCCGGACTGGCCCGCGCCGGACACCGGGAGAGCGCGTGA
- a CDS encoding SDR family oxidoreductase yields the protein MSERFDGQVVLVTGGGEGIGRAAAVAFARLGALVVVSGRHPETLEGTVKLIRDAGGQADSVVADVSETTAGADAGAAYVVAETVRRHGALDVAFNNTTELGPHQSVADIDETVWAHTLTANLTGVWLSMKHEIAHMQSAGGGVIVNTASNIGAQGMLPGLGAYAASTAAVSALTRTAAREYVAQSIRINAISPCPLGRGASVEEIADTVVWLCSDAAAYIVGHDLVLDRKTSE from the coding sequence ATGTCTGAACGGTTCGACGGCCAGGTCGTCCTCGTCACCGGAGGAGGCGAAGGCATCGGCCGGGCAGCGGCGGTTGCCTTCGCCCGGCTCGGCGCACTGGTGGTGGTCTCGGGCCGCCACCCGGAGACGCTCGAAGGAACGGTCAAGCTGATCCGCGACGCGGGCGGGCAGGCCGACAGCGTGGTCGCCGACGTGTCGGAGACGACGGCCGGCGCGGACGCCGGCGCCGCGTACGTCGTCGCCGAGACCGTGCGCCGGCACGGCGCCCTGGACGTGGCCTTCAACAACACCACCGAACTGGGCCCGCACCAGTCCGTGGCGGACATCGACGAGACGGTCTGGGCGCACACCCTGACGGCCAACCTCACGGGTGTCTGGCTGTCCATGAAGCACGAGATCGCCCACATGCAGAGCGCCGGCGGCGGGGTCATCGTCAACACGGCCAGCAACATCGGCGCCCAGGGCATGCTCCCCGGCCTCGGCGCGTACGCCGCGTCCACGGCCGCCGTCAGCGCGCTGACCCGGACCGCGGCCCGCGAGTACGTCGCCCAGTCGATCCGCATCAACGCCATCAGCCCCTGCCCGCTCGGCCGGGGAGCCAGCGTCGAGGAGATCGCCGACACCGTGGTCTGGCTCTGCTCCGACGCGGCCGCGTACATCGTCGGGCACGACCTCGTGCTCGACCGCAAGACCAGCGAGTAG
- a CDS encoding AtaL-like protein: MLTLSWTRPIVGAVQEGCPAPTRESLWQALLHKAEFPTGYVPAITDCRINERYADGFLREIRRGELTFVQRVTPQESAGRITYRHLDDSDIAEIRNEIGEDEDGRLTLTLSITLTDRPAAAILAQNTYLRDLDCDFHGTLDAMTEVLRRVMTSRADQRP; encoded by the coding sequence ATGCTGACGCTTTCGTGGACACGTCCGATCGTCGGCGCAGTTCAGGAGGGGTGTCCGGCTCCTACGCGGGAGAGTCTGTGGCAGGCGCTGCTACACAAGGCGGAGTTCCCCACCGGCTATGTTCCGGCCATTACGGATTGCCGGATCAACGAACGGTACGCCGATGGATTTCTCCGGGAAATCCGGCGCGGCGAGCTGACCTTCGTGCAACGCGTCACTCCGCAGGAGAGTGCCGGGCGCATTACCTACCGGCATCTGGACGACAGCGACATCGCCGAGATTCGCAATGAGATCGGAGAGGACGAGGACGGCCGGCTCACGCTCACGCTGAGCATCACCCTGACCGACCGCCCGGCGGCCGCGATCCTGGCGCAGAACACCTATCTGCGGGACCTGGACTGCGATTTCCACGGCACGCTGGACGCCATGACGGAGGTGCTGCGCCGGGTGATGACCAGCAGGGCGGACCAGAGGCCGTGA
- a CDS encoding anthranilate synthase family protein encodes MTGDLLGRILTGRPPAFALIHRPETTVTGHLDLFFGEFAEAATLADIPLRDVEAGAGARQDVLTLVPYRQLAERGFEAPDDGTPLLAMVIEEQAQVPLAAVLAGIPDAPVHLATGGDFDIDDDTYAETVRRVIADEIGTGAGANFVMKRSFVADISEYSTAAALRFFRRLLERETGAYWTFIVHTGERTLIGASPERHVSLCGGRAVMNPISGTYRFPASGPELPGVMDFLADRKEADELYMVVDEELKMMARICASGGRVVGPYLKEMARLAHTEYFIEGRTSRDPREILHETLFAPTVTGSPLESAGRVIKKYEPQGRGYYSGVLALMGQDENSERTLDSAILIRTADIDGAGRMRIGVGATLVRHSDPLSEVAETRAKAAGLLAMFEPSGPRRFGDHPDVRAALSRRNATIAGFWLDDDASRARPVPLLMGRKVLVVDAEDTFTAMIEHQLRAMEADVTVRRFDEPYSFAPYDLVVMGPGPGDPREVDDPKIAHLRSAVDTLLAEGRPFLAVCLSHQVLSTKLGFALKRRDQPNQGVQREIELFGRRERVGFYNTFAAQSASDTVEVPGIGMVEVCREPGTREVHALRGPGFRSMQFHAESVLTEDGIRIVGEALSGLLQEQSV; translated from the coding sequence ATGACCGGAGACCTGCTGGGCCGGATCCTGACCGGCCGACCGCCGGCCTTCGCGCTGATCCACCGCCCGGAGACCACCGTCACCGGGCACCTCGACCTCTTCTTCGGCGAGTTCGCCGAGGCGGCCACGCTCGCCGACATCCCGCTCCGGGACGTCGAGGCGGGCGCCGGCGCCCGCCAGGACGTGCTCACCCTGGTCCCGTACCGGCAGCTCGCCGAGCGCGGTTTCGAGGCGCCCGACGACGGCACCCCGCTGCTCGCCATGGTGATCGAGGAGCAGGCGCAGGTGCCGCTCGCCGCCGTCCTGGCGGGGATCCCCGACGCCCCCGTCCACCTCGCGACGGGCGGCGACTTCGACATCGACGACGACACGTACGCCGAAACGGTGCGCCGCGTCATCGCGGACGAGATCGGCACCGGCGCCGGCGCCAACTTCGTGATGAAGCGGTCCTTCGTGGCCGACATCAGCGAGTACTCCACCGCCGCGGCGCTGCGCTTCTTCCGCCGGCTGCTGGAACGGGAGACCGGCGCGTACTGGACGTTCATCGTGCACACGGGCGAGCGCACCCTCATCGGTGCCTCGCCCGAGCGGCACGTGAGCCTCTGCGGCGGCCGGGCCGTGATGAACCCGATCAGCGGCACGTACCGGTTCCCCGCGTCCGGGCCCGAACTGCCGGGCGTCATGGACTTCCTCGCCGACCGCAAGGAGGCCGACGAGCTGTACATGGTCGTCGACGAGGAACTCAAGATGATGGCCCGGATCTGCGCATCGGGCGGCCGGGTCGTCGGGCCGTACCTCAAGGAGATGGCCCGCCTCGCCCACACCGAGTACTTCATCGAGGGCCGCACCTCCCGCGACCCCCGCGAGATCCTGCACGAGACCCTGTTCGCACCGACGGTCACCGGGTCCCCGCTGGAGAGCGCGGGCCGGGTCATCAAGAAGTACGAGCCCCAGGGCCGCGGCTACTACAGCGGCGTGCTGGCCCTGATGGGCCAGGACGAGAACAGCGAGCGGACGCTGGACTCGGCGATCCTGATCCGCACCGCCGACATCGACGGCGCCGGCCGGATGCGCATCGGCGTCGGCGCCACCCTCGTGCGCCACTCGGATCCGCTGTCCGAGGTCGCCGAGACCCGCGCGAAGGCGGCCGGCCTGCTCGCGATGTTCGAGCCGTCGGGGCCGCGCCGCTTCGGCGACCACCCGGACGTACGGGCGGCCCTGAGCCGGCGCAACGCGACGATCGCCGGATTCTGGCTGGACGACGACGCCTCCCGGGCCCGGCCGGTCCCGCTGCTGATGGGCCGCAAGGTGCTGGTGGTCGACGCGGAGGACACCTTCACCGCGATGATCGAGCACCAGCTGCGGGCCATGGAGGCCGACGTCACGGTCCGCCGGTTCGACGAGCCGTACAGCTTCGCCCCGTACGACCTGGTCGTGATGGGGCCGGGGCCGGGCGACCCGCGGGAGGTGGACGACCCGAAGATCGCGCACCTGCGGTCGGCGGTGGACACCCTCCTCGCTGAGGGGCGGCCGTTCCTCGCGGTCTGCCTCAGCCACCAGGTGCTCAGCACGAAGCTGGGCTTCGCGCTGAAGCGCCGGGATCAGCCCAACCAGGGCGTGCAGCGGGAGATCGAGCTGTTCGGGCGGCGCGAGCGGGTCGGCTTCTACAACACCTTCGCCGCGCAGAGCGCCTCGGACACCGTCGAGGTGCCCGGGATCGGCATGGTCGAGGTGTGCCGGGAGCCGGGGACCAGGGAGGTGCACGCGCTGCGGGGGCCCGGCTTCCGCTCGATGCAGTTCCACGCGGAGTCGGTGCTCACGGAGGACGGCATCCGCATCGTCGGCGAGGCCCTGTCCGGACTGCTCCAGGAGCAGTCCGTATGA
- a CDS encoding isochorismatase family protein: MAGIPAINPYPMPSAADLPASGVDWEIDPDRAVLLVHDLQKYFLAPFPAGEQPVVDLSRNAGALRVRAAELGIPVAYTAQPGGMTPEERGLLGDFWGPGMQPSPEHRQVVEPVAPAAGDWMLTKWRYSAFFKTDLLERMRAQGRDQLILCGVYAHVGVLVTAVDAFTNDIQPFLVADAVADFSWEEHRMALEYAAGRCARLTTTKELLTALPDRVAAYAGAGGETA, translated from the coding sequence ATGGCAGGCATACCTGCGATCAACCCCTATCCGATGCCGTCGGCGGCCGACCTGCCCGCCTCCGGCGTCGACTGGGAGATCGATCCGGACCGCGCCGTCCTGCTGGTGCACGATCTGCAGAAGTACTTCCTGGCCCCCTTCCCCGCGGGCGAGCAGCCCGTCGTGGACCTGTCCCGCAACGCCGGCGCGCTGCGCGTGCGCGCCGCCGAGCTCGGCATCCCGGTCGCGTACACCGCGCAGCCGGGCGGTATGACCCCCGAGGAGCGCGGACTGCTCGGGGACTTCTGGGGCCCGGGCATGCAGCCCAGCCCGGAGCACCGCCAGGTCGTGGAACCGGTGGCGCCCGCCGCCGGCGACTGGATGCTCACCAAGTGGCGCTACAGCGCCTTCTTCAAGACCGATCTGCTGGAGCGGATGCGCGCACAGGGCCGCGACCAGCTGATCCTCTGCGGCGTGTACGCGCACGTGGGCGTCCTGGTGACCGCGGTCGACGCGTTCACCAACGACATCCAGCCCTTCCTCGTCGCCGACGCCGTCGCCGACTTCAGCTGGGAGGAGCACCGGATGGCGCTCGAGTACGCCGCCGGCCGCTGCGCCCGCCTGACCACCACCAAGGAGCTCCTGACGGCCCTCCCGGACCGGGTGGCCGCCTATGCCGGAGCGGGAGGGGAAACCGCATGA
- a CDS encoding 2,3-dihydro-2,3-dihydroxybenzoate dehydrogenase — MEGKIALVTGAAGGIGEAIVRALASRGVRVAAVDRDAHRLRDVAKSVAEEGGRVDPFPADVTSSADVESLVDDVEALVGPLDFLVNAAGVLRLAEARTLTDQEWSTTFAVNTTGVFFVSRAVVNRMVPRRRGAIVTIASNAAGTARTEMSAYAASKAAATMFTKCLGLEVAKYGIRANLVAPGSTDTPMLNSMWQDESSARASIDGVPDAYRVGIPLGKLARPEDVAEAVVFLLSDKAAHITMHDLTVDGGAALGA; from the coding sequence ATGGAAGGAAAGATCGCTCTGGTCACCGGAGCGGCCGGCGGCATAGGCGAGGCGATTGTCCGCGCCCTGGCTTCCCGGGGCGTCCGGGTGGCCGCGGTCGACCGCGACGCCCACCGCCTGCGCGACGTCGCCAAGTCCGTCGCGGAGGAGGGCGGCCGGGTCGATCCGTTCCCGGCCGACGTCACCTCCAGCGCCGACGTCGAATCGCTGGTCGACGACGTCGAGGCGCTCGTCGGTCCGCTCGACTTCCTCGTCAACGCCGCCGGCGTGCTGCGGCTGGCCGAGGCACGCACCCTGACCGACCAGGAGTGGAGCACGACGTTCGCGGTCAACACCACGGGCGTCTTCTTCGTCTCCCGGGCCGTCGTCAACCGCATGGTGCCGCGCCGCCGGGGCGCGATCGTCACGATCGCCTCCAACGCCGCGGGCACCGCCCGTACCGAGATGTCCGCGTACGCCGCCTCCAAGGCCGCCGCGACGATGTTCACCAAGTGCCTGGGGCTGGAGGTCGCCAAGTACGGCATCCGCGCGAACCTCGTGGCGCCGGGCTCGACGGACACCCCGATGCTCAACTCCATGTGGCAGGACGAGAGCAGCGCGCGGGCCTCCATCGACGGGGTCCCGGACGCGTACCGCGTCGGGATCCCGCTGGGCAAGCTGGCGCGTCCCGAGGACGTCGCCGAGGCGGTGGTCTTCCTGCTCTCCGACAAGGCCGCCCACATCACGATGCACGACCTCACCGTCGACGGCGGTGCGGCGCTCGGTGCCTGA
- a CDS encoding 3-deoxy-7-phosphoheptulonate synthase: MHGVARWKSLPAGQQPVWPDEDALENARAELAEAPALVRPQDVEALRGLLAAAARGEVQVIQGGDCAEDPAECTPGYVARKAALLDVLAGVMKTRSLKPVIRVGRLAGQFGKPRSQPTETVGGIELPVYRGHMVNSPEPDPELRRPDPRRLVAGYRAAAGAMGWLGWHGEGRPSAAEAPVWTSHEALLLDYEGPMLRTQPDGSVLLTSTHWPWVGERTRELDGAHIELFATIANPVATKVGPKMTPAELVELCGRLDPEREPGRLTLISRMGQGTAAEKLPELVRAVHDAGHPVLWLCDPMHGNTVSLPGGVKTRYVETVVREVEEFQKAVVDNGGVAAGLHLETTPDLVHECVSDQYHVDELGEKYTSFCDPRLNVDQAVEVASAWRG, from the coding sequence ATGCACGGTGTTGCACGCTGGAAATCATTGCCCGCGGGCCAACAGCCCGTTTGGCCGGATGAAGACGCCCTGGAGAATGCCAGGGCCGAACTCGCCGAAGCGCCCGCACTCGTCCGTCCGCAGGACGTCGAAGCCCTTCGCGGCCTGCTCGCCGCGGCCGCGCGGGGCGAGGTGCAGGTCATCCAGGGCGGGGACTGCGCGGAGGACCCCGCGGAGTGCACTCCCGGCTATGTGGCGCGCAAGGCGGCGCTCCTCGACGTGCTGGCCGGTGTCATGAAGACGCGCTCGCTCAAGCCCGTCATACGGGTGGGCCGGCTGGCCGGCCAGTTCGGCAAGCCGCGTTCCCAGCCGACCGAGACCGTCGGCGGCATCGAGCTCCCCGTGTACCGCGGCCACATGGTCAACAGCCCGGAGCCGGACCCCGAGCTGCGCCGTCCCGACCCCCGGCGCCTGGTCGCCGGCTACCGGGCGGCGGCCGGGGCCATGGGCTGGCTGGGCTGGCACGGCGAGGGGCGCCCCTCCGCGGCCGAGGCCCCGGTGTGGACGAGCCACGAGGCGCTGCTGCTGGACTACGAGGGCCCGATGCTGCGCACCCAGCCGGACGGCTCGGTGCTGCTGACCTCGACCCACTGGCCGTGGGTCGGCGAGCGCACCCGCGAGCTGGACGGCGCCCACATCGAGCTCTTCGCGACCATCGCCAACCCGGTCGCCACCAAGGTCGGTCCGAAGATGACCCCGGCCGAGCTGGTGGAGCTGTGCGGGCGGCTCGACCCGGAGCGGGAGCCGGGCCGGCTCACGCTGATCTCCCGGATGGGCCAGGGCACGGCGGCCGAGAAGCTGCCCGAGCTGGTCCGCGCGGTGCACGACGCCGGGCACCCGGTGCTGTGGCTGTGCGACCCGATGCACGGGAATACCGTCAGCCTGCCCGGCGGCGTCAAGACCCGTTATGTGGAAACGGTCGTACGTGAGGTCGAGGAATTCCAGAAGGCCGTCGTCGACAACGGCGGAGTGGCGGCCGGTCTCCACCTGGAAACGACCCCGGACCTGGTCCACGAATGTGTTTCCGACCAATACCACGTCGACGAACTGGGCGAGAAGTACACCTCGTTCTGCGACCCGCGTCTCAATGTCGACCAGGCCGTCGAGGTCGCCTCGGCCTGGCGCGGCTGA
- a CDS encoding transaldolase family protein yields MSEGVSPWLSTQDPGDFDAGARYPTLGAHFHNALAPAGSSVAQLRRACDLLLPVHEISKGAVGQVSVPVSPRRAHDAKAMGAAARAVHRAVDRPNALVRIPMTPAGPQVLSDCLAEGIGVHASMVFSDERYAEVLDGYLDGLERSLTCGRPLGAAPMVASFPVGLLDVAVDARLDELRVGPRHEVRGAAGLAVARTMYRLREERLSGDWWRVLRANGAPQPRLLWGTGAGGGVGALVGWNTALALSVDTLEAAARKPELTGDTLLNADGEAACALRALERVGVPARQVAAALETEELTRLQHGWGVRTGSGLAASPGTGYSSAPAAEPT; encoded by the coding sequence GTGTCCGAGGGGGTTTCGCCGTGGCTGAGCACGCAGGACCCCGGGGACTTCGACGCCGGAGCCCGGTACCCGACCCTGGGCGCCCACTTCCACAACGCCCTCGCGCCCGCGGGCAGCAGCGTGGCCCAGCTGCGGCGCGCCTGCGATCTCCTGCTGCCGGTGCACGAGATCAGCAAGGGCGCGGTGGGCCAGGTCTCCGTGCCCGTCTCCCCGCGCCGCGCCCATGACGCGAAGGCGATGGGCGCGGCGGCCCGCGCGGTGCACCGGGCGGTGGACCGCCCCAACGCACTCGTCCGCATCCCCATGACCCCGGCGGGTCCCCAGGTGCTGTCCGACTGCCTCGCCGAGGGGATCGGGGTGCATGCCTCGATGGTCTTCTCGGACGAGCGGTACGCCGAGGTGCTCGACGGCTACCTCGACGGGCTGGAGCGGTCCCTGACCTGCGGCCGGCCGTTGGGCGCCGCCCCGATGGTGGCCTCCTTCCCGGTGGGCCTGCTCGACGTGGCGGTCGACGCCCGGCTGGACGAGCTCCGCGTCGGCCCCCGGCACGAGGTGCGCGGCGCCGCGGGGCTGGCCGTGGCCCGCACGATGTACCGGCTGCGCGAGGAACGGCTGTCCGGGGACTGGTGGCGGGTGCTCCGCGCCAACGGCGCCCCGCAGCCGCGGCTGCTGTGGGGTACCGGCGCCGGCGGCGGCGTGGGCGCCCTGGTGGGCTGGAACACCGCGCTCGCCCTGTCCGTGGACACCCTGGAGGCCGCCGCCCGGAAGCCGGAGCTGACGGGTGACACCCTCCTCAACGCCGACGGGGAGGCGGCGTGCGCCCTGCGGGCCCTGGAGCGGGTCGGCGTACCCGCCCGTCAGGTCGCCGCCGCGCTGGAGACGGAGGAGCTCACCCGCCTCCAGCACGGCTGGGGGGTCAGGACGGGATCCGGTCTCGCCGCCTCTCCGGGAACCGGGTATTCGTCAGCGCCAGCAGCGGAGCCGACTTGA